In Granulicella mallensis MP5ACTX8, the sequence TCAGTTATTTACTCGTCGTACTTTCTGCACATTTCTTCCTCAATGAGCCTATCCACGCAGATCGGTGGGTCGGCATCGGATTGATGACACTCGGGATCGGATTGCTCACCTATGGAGCACCGGAGGAGCGGCCACAATGACAACATCCAGTAAGGCAGCCCTCATTCCCTGGCTGTCATTGGTCGGCAGCATTGTGATCGGCGCCGGCGCCCAGGTTTCGCTAAAATACGGCACCAACTCGCGCAAAAACGCGACAGGCACTCTGTCGCGGTACCTATCTCCATGGGTTGGGTTGTGGGCGGCAGGTTTCGTGGCCGCGACCATACTTTGGCTGATCGCCCTCGCTCATCTCGATCTCTCCTATGCCTATCCGATGCTAGGCCTTAGCTACGTCCTTGTGACGGGAATGGCCGCTTTCATCCTCAAAGAGCCCATATCGCGCTTGCATTGGGTTGCCGTTCTTATGATCGGTGCCGGCGCAGCCTGCATAGCAAGGAGCGGACTTTAATGAGCCATTCAGAGACCAGGGCATCGCATATCGTTATCGTTGGCTCGGGATTTACCGGGATGGTCTGTGCCTTGGACCTGCTCAAAGCCGGCTACCGCGTTACGCTGCTTGAGGCTGGCCGTGAACCCGGGGGATTGACATCCGGCCAGAACTTCGGTGACTTCACATGGGATCGGTTTTATCACTGCATCCTGACTTCGGATGCTTCCCTGCTATCTCTCCTTGACGAGCTTGGCTTGAGCAACAAACTTCGCTGGACTGCAACCGAAGTTGGCTTCTTTTCACACGGCAAACTGTACAAACTCACAAGTCCCCTGGACCTCCTCCACTTCCCTCTTTTGTCCCTGCTAGATAAGCTCCGGCTCGGACTTGGGACGTTGTATATCTCGCATCTGAGCAATGGGAGGAAGCTCGAGGAGATCCCGCTCGGCCCCTGGACTCAGCGAATATTCGGCAAGAAAGTCTATACAGAGATGTGGGAGCCCCTGTTCCGGTGCAAGCTGGGCGAAATGCGCCATTCCGCTTCTGCAGCCTTTCTCTGGGGAACGATCCGCAGGCTCTACTCGACTCGCGAAAACGGTCCACAGAAACAGGAAAAACTCGGCTACGTCGCCGGCGGCTACACTACAGTCTTCAAAAATCTCTACGCCAGCATCACGGCTCGCGGTGGCGAGATCATGACCTCGACCCCAGTGACATCCGTCGCGTCTCTGGCGAACGGCTCCGGCCAATCCGGCCGCGTCAGAATCACCTCTGCGAATAAACAAATTGACTGTGACGGAGCCATCATCACAGCGCCTAACCGCGCCATTCTTGGCTTCCTCCAGACCGACGATGTCACCTACACCGAGAATCTCTCCCGTGTGCAATATCTCGGATTGATCTGTGTTGTGCTGGTACTCAAGAAGCCTCTCAGCGAGTTCTATGTAACCAATATCACCGAGGAGAGCCCTTTTACAGGCATCATCGAGATGACGAACCTTATCTCGACGGTGGACGAAACCGCTGGGCATCATCTCGTATACCTGCCTCGCTACACCCAATTTGATGACCCTCTTTTCAGCGCTGACGAGGACTCCGTATGGGCCACCTTTGAGCCTGCACTCAAACACATGCATCCCTCGCTCGAGGATGCCGACATCAGCAGGCGCTTTGTGTTCAGAGAGCGCTCCGTCCAGCCAGTACCGACCCTCGGATACTCCCGAATAGCACCACCGGCCGCAACTCCACTGGCAGGTGTTTACGTGGCAAACACGGCGCAAATCATCAATAACACCCTGAATAACAATGCCATGACGGAAATCGCTCATGCAGCATCCCGGCGCTTGATGCAGGATATCCCGCCTACTCTGCCAGCCACCGCCAACAGTTCCCAGGCAGACTCGATTCTCGTAACCCTTTCAGAACAACAGATCGCCTTCGCAGGAGGTGGGCGCTCATGAGCTTGATCGATGCACTTGTACAACATTTAGCTACCCGTTTTTTTTCCCAACGGCCAGCACTGGCATTCCTGACATTGTCCGTCGGACTCTACCTCCTCTCCGTCATCATTCGGTGGTTCTCCCGAAACAACGGGGGGACAAAGAGGCGTGTCGCTGCACAGATTATTCCTGGCGTGAAAGATGCCTCTCAATGATGCTTCATAGCCCAACGGCTTCTACGACTCATAGACGACGAGTTCTCGCGTATCACGAGTTCTCCCCAAAAGTGTCTTCCGATGTCTACGAGATGACACCGGATGCCTTCTCCAGACAGCTTGAGGTCGCAAAGGCTGAGGCGCAGCGGACAGGGACGCATTTGGAAGTCACCTTCGATGACGCCCATCGCTCGCAAGTGACGCTGGCGGTTCCCATACTGGAGAAACATGGGATATTGGGACACTTTTTCGCACCTGCCGCCTGGGTAGGTGCGCGCCAGGAAACGGCCAGTTGGAGAGAACTACGGGATCTCGTTGCTGCTGAACATCGCGTCGGTTCCCACGGAAACACCCATACGTTGCTCACCCAATGCTCTCCGCAGGATCTCTTGTCGGAGCTTGTAGATTCACGCCGTTGTCTCGAAGATAAGCTAGGCAACGCCGTCGATACGATCTCTATGCCAGGCGGTCGATGGAATACGGCGGTCTGCGCAGCCTGCATCGGAGCTGGCTATAAAGAGCTCTATGTTTCGGAGCCAGTCCTCGGGCTTCATCCAATTCCCTCAGCCCTCAGTGAAAGCATCGCTCTTGTCGGCCGCCTGGTTGTCCGCCGAACCATGGCAGATCAAACTGTAGCCAACTACGTGGCTCACCACTGGGCTACAAACGCCAAACTGCTTGCAGAATCCGCAGTAAAAAGGCTCCTCAAGTATTCGATAGGCGAAGCCCGATATCAAGCCCTCTGGGCAGCGATCCTCCGGTCGCCACATCAAACGACTTAAACAGTTCTCACGATTGGGGCTAACTTGCGTGTCCTTCACCTCATGTCGAGTGCAGGCTTCTACGGAGCCGAGAACGTAGTAGCGGTTCTTTGCTCACAACTCCGGGCCGCGGGACACCACGCGAACATTGCGCTTTTCGATAGCAGCAATCTACCAACCTCGGACCTGGAGAGGCTGAAGACTGTGTCCGGTCACGTTCCTGCAGACCTACTATTTAAAGGACGTTTCGACATCCGTGCCCTCATGCGCCTAGCGAGATATCTCCGTTCCGAACGGGTGGATATTCTGCACACTCACGGCTATAAGGCGGACATCTACGGCTTCATCGTGGCGAAGCTTAGCGGTTGCGCAATTGTGGCGACCTGCCACAATTGGACGAACCGAACAGACTCTCTGCAGTCCTATGCAAAATATGATCGCCTCATACTGCGCTGGTTCAACGCCGTGGTTGCGGTTTCAGAAAATGTCGCGTCGATTGTCGATGACAGCGGCGTGTCGAAATCAAATATTCGGCTCATCTATAACGGCATCGAAACGAAGACATATCAAGCTTGCGCTCCCGGGACCGAATCCGGCGTGCCAGTCATTGGTGTGCTATCACGGCTGTCTGAAGAGAAGGGCGTCGACGTCCTCGTCCGCGCTCTTCCATCGATCTTGAAAGACTATGGAAGAGTTCATTGCATCATTGCCGGAGACGGTCCGGATCGCACATCACTCGTCCAGCTCGGCATTGAACTAGGTGTCGACCAACACGTTCAATATCTTGGTTTCTGTGCGAATGTACCGGCTCTTCTTGGTCGTTGCACCATCGTCGCTCATCCTTCACGCATCGACGGAATGCCCATCGCCGTCCTGGAAGCGATGGCAGCTGGCGCGCCGATTGCCGCCTCCGCTGTAGGAAGCATCCCCTATCTACTTGATCATGGGCACGCCGGAGTTCTTGTCCCGAGCGAAGATCCCGCAGCTCTTGCCGAAGCGCTCATTCATCTGCTGAAAAACCCCGAACTACGTCGAGATCTGGGAGAAAGAGCACGTGCGCGCGCCATCGCTGAGTTCGATGCCGCAGTCATGACTCAGAAATACATTGAACTCTATAGAACACTTCTTCCAGGACAACGGCTTCGGCCAACCGAAGTAGTGGCAGATCAACCTGCCTGGTGGGTCCAATGACCACCTCATCCATCGTCGAAGACGCCACAAACGTCACTGAACAGCCACCTCGCTTACGCGTTTGGCTGATAGACGCCTTCTGCTATACACCTTGGTATACCGCTGAACTGTCTTGGGCATTGAGAAACACCGGAGTAAACCTAAAGCTCATCTGCACCCCCCACCTGAAGGAACCTGCATTTTTCGCACAGCAGGACATCACGCTCGACCCTGCGTGCGAACAAGTATCCAGGTGGTTCCGAAAGACTCCTTCGATCATTCGAAGGGCGGCTCGTAACGCCGACGTATGGCGGACGATGCAACGGCTCATCAGAGAGTTGAACGCAGGAGATCAGGCAAAACCTGACATCATCCACCTGCAGCAGACTCCTCTCCTCAATCGAGGCATCTGTCTGGACTTCAAGCTATTAGAAGCCGCGAAAAAGGCTGGTGTCCCGGTATTGCATACTGTTCACAATGTGTTGCCCCATGATAGCGGGGACCATCTGCGCAACATCTACGGACAACTCTACAACGGTGTAGATCATTTGATCTGCCATGACATCACGGCAGCACACCGCTTGAACGAGGAGTTTTCGGTTCCGCTGAAGAAGATCTCCGTGATCGGCCATGGGCCTCTCTTCGCCCCTGCTCATGCCCCTAAGGAGTGGGAGATCCACAATGCACGCCGGCTATTGAATCTGCCCGAGAATGCATCCATCGTTTTGTGGCAAGGCATACACGCACCCTATAAAGGCGTAGACGTGCTTCTTGAGGCCTGGAAGCTCGCCCTGGCCCAGGGTCTCCAAGACGTCGTGCCTTCCCCACTCCTTCTGATTGCTGGCTCCGGGCCGAAAGACTTCGAGGCCACTATCCGTCTGGCCGCCCAGCATCTTGGAGGCACCGTTAGAGCCGACCTGCGCTATATCGAAACTCGTGAATTGCCTCTGTACTACACAGCCGCCGACATACTGGCTTATCCGTATCGAGCGATCACTACAAGCGGAGCCTTGCTCACCGGCCTGACCTACGCCAAACCAATCATCGCCTCTCGATTGCCAGCGTTTGAAGGCTATCTTGATGACCGGGAAAATGCCATCCTTGTCGAGCCCGGCAACGCCGAACAGCTTGGAATGGCAATTCTATGTCTTCTCAAAAGCCATGCCGCAGCAAACATTGGGAATGTCGGAAGTGAGGCTGCCTGCTACTTACAGCTAAAATCCGCTGCTCTCAAAAACACATCCAGATACATAAGCTGGGGCCAGATTGGAAATGACACAGTAGCCGTCTATCAACGCTGTGTTGCATCTTCCCGCAGATAGATCAAAGCATGTGCAACGTATTGCATAGTGCAGCTGCAAATAGGTCTATTTACAAGCACTCGACGTGAATGTCCCAAGCTTTTCCCAGGTTTAATGTTTGGTCAGCGAATTGCCTCCATCCATCTCATCAAGAGGGAGCAAAGCGTATGAAGGTCCAGAGAAATGACTTGGGTAAAGCCGCAGCGCTACTCGCACTCTATCTCCTGTGCCACGCTGTCGGCGCACAGTCTCCTCGAGTTGAAGCACCCGGATCGCATGCAATGGCCAGCGGCAGCAAGGCTACCGCAAGTTCAAACGCATCTACCTCACCCCTCACCGTCGTAGATCTCCCCATCGTAGAGTCCTACAAGATTGGCTGTGGAGACGTATTAAATATCTCGGTTTGGAAAGAGCACGACCTTAGTCCTACGGTGACAGTTCGCCCTGATGGAAAGATCTCGATGCCTCTGGTCGGCGAGATGACCGTGACCGGACTAACACCCAACGATATTGAGCAACTGTTACGGACACGCCTCGCTAGCATCGTGGTAGATCCGAGAGTTACAGTCACGGTCGCGGAGATTCACAGCCGGATGGTCTACATCACCGGCGAGGTAGCACGCCCAGGGGCCTACCCTCTCAACTCACCTCTGAATGTATTGCAGCTTATTGCGCAGGCTGGGGGGCTCACCCAATTTGCGGCTCGTAAAAAAATCACGGTCATTGCACCCAACTCAGCGGGGTCCGGCGTGAGGCTTGACTACAACAAGCTCATTCATTCGCCTAACTCCAGCCAGGCCATGTGGCTTACACCGGGAACGACGGTGGTTGTTCCATGAACAACCAACAACATCGTCGTCACTCCTGGAGGAGTCTTGGAGGGCTGTCTATTTCTTTGCTAGCGCTCTCTAGTGTTGCAATATCGGCAGCGCAGTTGCCTGTAATTGCCGATACCCACAGCATGCCTCGTGTCGCCGAGGGCAGCTACTACACGATGCAATGGTTAGAGCCATCGCTATCGGTGAGCTCCGGATATGACACCGCCGCCGATGACATCCCGGATGCATCGGGAGGTCTGGTCACGGTAGAAGGAAAGCTCGGTGTTAATTTTCGACACGAACGGTCGAACCTGATGCTCCAACACGACGGTCAGGTCGTCGACTCAATCGACACCGGCATTGGCGTACAGCAGTATCAGAGAACATCCTTAGTCTTTGCGGATAGGGCATCGCGTTCTACCTCGTGGAGCTTCCTGGCGGAAAACGGCTATGGGTCAGACGCGGCACGCGATGTCGGCAACCTGAATACCGCAACGTTGAATACGGTCAAGGTTCCCGACACCAACACAGTCGCATTCGGCAACGTGACCGGCAACACTCTCACTGACCGTGCCCTGCTTGCTGTCGATCATCAACTGACCGCGGTGCGGACACTGTCGCTTGGTGGTGATGCGACCTTTCATCATTACTTTGATCAGGGCGTGTCCGATCAGCGTTACAGCGTCAATCTTGGACTGCGGACGGATCTTAGGAATGACATCACCGTCGGTGTCAGAGCAGAGGGGGTTCGAGAAAGCTACAACCATCTGAACTGCACAACGGCATCGATAACGGCATTTGCAGACCTTTCTTTCAATCGAGACACACTCCTGCAGGGAGGCATCGGGCCGATCCTGGGCTCAGCTGAGTGCTCAGGAAACTATCAGTACAACGTCACGCTAAGTAAGAGCACAATGCGTGGAACGACCGTCTATCTCGGCAGTACGCGCCAGGTCAGCGATGGATTCGTGAATCAATCCACGTGGGAAACCGCAAACTTCGGTGGAGTCTCTTTGGGACAAACACGAACTGCATTAGTCAATTTAGACGCAGGTTATGCACATTATGAGATCGGTAATCCCACGCCGGCCAATCCCAACCTTCATGGCTATTTTGTTTCCGGTGAGCTCCGGCACCGGCTCAGCAATGATTCCGAATTGTCATTAACAGCACGGTACTTCTCTCGTGGCCCCAGCCCAGTAGAGCTTTCCCGTGGAGTCTTCTTACTCACATACCGCTGGGCGCGGGAACAGCGGCCAACGAGAACGTTCGATTCTGGAGGTAGGTAATGAGAAATTCTAGTCCTCCCCTCGAAGTAGGGGTAGCGCGATGGATTGAAGTGATGCGGCGGAATCTGCTTCTCGCCTCTATCGTTGCACTTGGAGTCTTCGGCATCGCGACTGTGGTCATCGCAAAACTTCCAAACGTCTACCGCGCGGAGACCCGCATCCTGGTCAACCCTCAGCGCATTTCAGATAAGTATGTAAGCTCGACTGTTTCGATGGGTCCTGCCGAGCGCCTCAATACGCTTAGTCAGCAAATCCTCAGCACGTCACGGCTCGAAGCCATAACGACCGAGTTGAATCTCTATCCCAAAGAGCGGCAGGAGTTAGGGCGCGATCGGGTGATAGATCTGATGCGGAACCACATCACCATCGACCTGAAACAAAGCTCTGACGGTCCAAGCGCCTTCACGATCTCATACACAGGTGGCTCCGCTCAGGAGGTTGCCACCGTCACCAATCGTCTCGCCGCATCTTTCATCGATTGGAATCTTCGCGACCGGGAGCAGGAGGCCCAGGGCACAACGTTGTTTTTGGAAAAAGAGTTAGCAACCAGCAAATCCGAGTTGGACGCCCTCGAAGAGCGGCTAAGGGTCTACAAGGTGCAGCACCTCGGCCAGCTTCCCAACGAACTCGACGCCAATCTGCAGACGCTCTCACGTTTACAAGTTCAGCTCCAGGCAAACTCCGACGCTCAAAATCGGCTTGACCAGCAAGCTCTACTGTCCAGATCCGGCTCGTATGATGCTTCGGGCGAACAAGGCGAAAATCCGCAGGCCGGGCTCCGTAGTCAGCTCGTCGCACGTGACGTGCAGGCTCATCGTGACCTTGCCGAGTTGCGTTCCCACTACACATCGGCTCACCCGGACGTCATTAGCAAAGAAGCGGAAGTGGCTTCGCTGGACACCCAACTGACACAAACTCCAGCGTCGGTATCGAGCAGAACCAGGCGCTCTGGCTCCGTTGCCTCTCCCGCCGATGCGCAGGAAGCCTCAATCCATCACAGTAGGGATCGACTCGCTGCCGAGCAGCACCAGATAGAGTCATCGATCAATAACTATCAATTTCGAGTCAACGGTGTTCCAATCCGCGAGCAAGAGATCTCACAACTGCTTCGGGACTACGATACCGCGAAAGAGCACTACCGTTCCCTGCTCGAAAAGACATACACGGCTCAAATGTCTATGGAACTGGAGCGTGGCCAGGAGGGCGGCAGCTTCACATTGCTCGATCCTGCGCAGGTACCAGATGCGCCGATTGGACCGAATCGTCCTGTCTTGTATTCGATGTTCCTTGTCGCATCCCTTGTGGCTGGCCTTTTGGTGATCATTCTTCGCGAGCGGCTGGATAGCACCGTCAAGTCCGACGGAGAACTTCATGACATCTTGCCGCACATCCCGGTATTGGGGCTTATTCCTCGTATCTCCAAAACCATTGTCAACCACTCCCCAGCGCAACCAACTCTTCGGAGGGCCTTATGATCACTCTCAACCTCAGGGAGTATCAAACCATTGAACCGCATCTGATGATCGCATCGGCGTCGAACGGAGACGCGGGATCGCCCCACAAACATCAGAACGCAGTAGTTGATCGCCCTGCCAGCGATCAGTCCGATGCGATCAACTGGCTGAACATGGTTCCGAAGCTGGAACGCTTGCCGCAAAAGCACAGGACAACTATCGCCTTCGAGTCCGGCGCAGACAGTCGCGCATGTGAACAGTTTCGCCTCATGCAGCATCGCCTTGTTACTGCACGGCCGGCTGGCGGTGTCGTGCTGATTACGAGTCCTAGTGCTGAAGATGGCAAGAGTCTTAACTGTCAAAATCTGGCGTGGGCACTTGCGGAGGCCGGGCACAAAACTCTTCTGTTGGATCTCGATCTACGACGTCCCTCACTGCTGGCTGCTTTAGGCGGTGTCTGTCCACAGAGTATCGAGCAGGTGCTTAAGGGAGAGGTCACGCCCGAAGCAGCGATTCGGTCAGTTGGCGATCTGCCTCTGTACATTATTGGTCTCGATAAGGCGGTATCTAAACCAGTTCCGCTCTTGAGAGCACCGGAACTATCGAATTTATTGAAGTGGGCCCAGAAGAACTTTCAATGGGTTCTCCTGGATGCGCCGCCCGTTCTCCCCGTTGCAGACGTTGAACAGTTGCTTCCAAGCGCAGATCTCGTACTTATGGTTGTTCGCGAACGTGTCACTCGACGGGCAGCGGTGCAACGTGCTGCTGAAATGCTCGGCGAACATCTCAGCTCTTTAATCTTCAACGATGTCACCATGTCCATCGCCGCTGGCTACGGAGCTAACTACGACCGCGGCTACAGATAAATCTTTCAACGACCGGTATCCGGCCGTAAGTCACAGCAATTCGAGGCGCCAAATGAAAGCACTCATCAACACCTTCATACGGGTCACATCCATCCGCAACGGAGGCATCCTAGCCGCACTCCTGATTCTACTGGGCATGGGGAGCCAGATCCTGGCTCAAACTCAAGACCTGACCGTCGTCGTCCTCGTTAACTCCACGGCGACGAGCGACTACAACACCAATAAAACTACGCCAGGCACCTATCAAATGGGGCCGGAGCGCTACTTCGTCCATCTTCAGATACCTTATCGAATTATCGATGTTAGCCAGACGGCTCCTCCCGATCTCACAACCGTTCAGCTCATCATCGCCGGCCACGCTCATCTCTCGCTCAACGCCACTTGGCAGAACGCCATTGCGACGGCAGTGCAGGGTGGCACGGGCTTCGTGAACCTCGACACCGACCCCTCGGTCGGGCTTCAATTCCACATTCAGAGGATCTTTGGAGCCACCGGCTCTACTGTCGGTAATGATCAGACGAGTGTGGTCGTCCCCGCCGCAGTACAAGTCGGCGGAGCCACGCCACACTACATCGCCGCACTGCAGATGCACTGGGCAGGCGATCCCGCTGGCGACATCATCTACACGTACCACGGCAACGGTGTCACCGTCGTTCCGTCTGATGCGACTCTACTCACCGGCGCCAAGGGAACAGTCGTCGCTCGTCTCGGCACGGATCCACTCATCATCGCCACAACCTTCGGAGCAGGTCGTGCCGTCGACTTCACGGACTACGACTACATGCGCCAGGATCGCTTCGGCTTCGTCGAAGGTGCCGATGATCTCTTCTGGAGAAGCATCGTCTGGGCAGCTCGGAAACCGTTTGTTCTTCGTGGATACCCACGTCTTTCCGCGATCCAGATGGATGACAACGAGACCGGCATCATGTCTCGAATTCCTGATATGTGGAACACCACGCTTACTGGGACCGTCGCAAGCGATGGCACAGGCGGTCCATGGAAGCCGCAGATAAACATGCAGCTATCAGGGCTTGAGGGGCCTGGCGGTGAGCGCGCGCAGATGATCACCGCTATTCAGGCCGGTCAAGTGCACGCCTCAGCTCACGGATTGAACTATGGCTCTGGCGGAGATTTGTACTGGAATCTCACCGTCCCCAACACAGACGCTCAGTGGCAGGCAAACGTCGCCTCAGCCCTGAAGTGGATCACCGAAAATGGCGGAACCG encodes:
- a CDS encoding DMT family transporter — protein: MTTSSKAALIPWLSLVGSIVIGAGAQVSLKYGTNSRKNATGTLSRYLSPWVGLWAAGFVAATILWLIALAHLDLSYAYPMLGLSYVLVTGMAAFILKEPISRLHWVAVLMIGAGAACIARSGL
- a CDS encoding FAD-dependent oxidoreductase, translated to MSHSETRASHIVIVGSGFTGMVCALDLLKAGYRVTLLEAGREPGGLTSGQNFGDFTWDRFYHCILTSDASLLSLLDELGLSNKLRWTATEVGFFSHGKLYKLTSPLDLLHFPLLSLLDKLRLGLGTLYISHLSNGRKLEEIPLGPWTQRIFGKKVYTEMWEPLFRCKLGEMRHSASAAFLWGTIRRLYSTRENGPQKQEKLGYVAGGYTTVFKNLYASITARGGEIMTSTPVTSVASLANGSGQSGRVRITSANKQIDCDGAIITAPNRAILGFLQTDDVTYTENLSRVQYLGLICVVLVLKKPLSEFYVTNITEESPFTGIIEMTNLISTVDETAGHHLVYLPRYTQFDDPLFSADEDSVWATFEPALKHMHPSLEDADISRRFVFRERSVQPVPTLGYSRIAPPAATPLAGVYVANTAQIINNTLNNNAMTEIAHAASRRLMQDIPPTLPATANSSQADSILVTLSEQQIAFAGGGRS
- a CDS encoding polysaccharide deacetylase family protein; the protein is MSSDVYEMTPDAFSRQLEVAKAEAQRTGTHLEVTFDDAHRSQVTLAVPILEKHGILGHFFAPAAWVGARQETASWRELRDLVAAEHRVGSHGNTHTLLTQCSPQDLLSELVDSRRCLEDKLGNAVDTISMPGGRWNTAVCAACIGAGYKELYVSEPVLGLHPIPSALSESIALVGRLVVRRTMADQTVANYVAHHWATNAKLLAESAVKRLLKYSIGEARYQALWAAILRSPHQTT
- a CDS encoding glycosyltransferase family 4 protein, which encodes MSSAGFYGAENVVAVLCSQLRAAGHHANIALFDSSNLPTSDLERLKTVSGHVPADLLFKGRFDIRALMRLARYLRSERVDILHTHGYKADIYGFIVAKLSGCAIVATCHNWTNRTDSLQSYAKYDRLILRWFNAVVAVSENVASIVDDSGVSKSNIRLIYNGIETKTYQACAPGTESGVPVIGVLSRLSEEKGVDVLVRALPSILKDYGRVHCIIAGDGPDRTSLVQLGIELGVDQHVQYLGFCANVPALLGRCTIVAHPSRIDGMPIAVLEAMAAGAPIAASAVGSIPYLLDHGHAGVLVPSEDPAALAEALIHLLKNPELRRDLGERARARAIAEFDAAVMTQKYIELYRTLLPGQRLRPTEVVADQPAWWVQ
- a CDS encoding glycosyltransferase family 4 protein, with amino-acid sequence MTTSSIVEDATNVTEQPPRLRVWLIDAFCYTPWYTAELSWALRNTGVNLKLICTPHLKEPAFFAQQDITLDPACEQVSRWFRKTPSIIRRAARNADVWRTMQRLIRELNAGDQAKPDIIHLQQTPLLNRGICLDFKLLEAAKKAGVPVLHTVHNVLPHDSGDHLRNIYGQLYNGVDHLICHDITAAHRLNEEFSVPLKKISVIGHGPLFAPAHAPKEWEIHNARRLLNLPENASIVLWQGIHAPYKGVDVLLEAWKLALAQGLQDVVPSPLLLIAGSGPKDFEATIRLAAQHLGGTVRADLRYIETRELPLYYTAADILAYPYRAITTSGALLTGLTYAKPIIASRLPAFEGYLDDRENAILVEPGNAEQLGMAILCLLKSHAAANIGNVGSEAACYLQLKSAALKNTSRYISWGQIGNDTVAVYQRCVASSRR
- a CDS encoding polysaccharide biosynthesis/export family protein, coding for MKVQRNDLGKAAALLALYLLCHAVGAQSPRVEAPGSHAMASGSKATASSNASTSPLTVVDLPIVESYKIGCGDVLNISVWKEHDLSPTVTVRPDGKISMPLVGEMTVTGLTPNDIEQLLRTRLASIVVDPRVTVTVAEIHSRMVYITGEVARPGAYPLNSPLNVLQLIAQAGGLTQFAARKKITVIAPNSAGSGVRLDYNKLIHSPNSSQAMWLTPGTTVVVP
- a CDS encoding GumC family protein; its protein translation is MRNSSPPLEVGVARWIEVMRRNLLLASIVALGVFGIATVVIAKLPNVYRAETRILVNPQRISDKYVSSTVSMGPAERLNTLSQQILSTSRLEAITTELNLYPKERQELGRDRVIDLMRNHITIDLKQSSDGPSAFTISYTGGSAQEVATVTNRLAASFIDWNLRDREQEAQGTTLFLEKELATSKSELDALEERLRVYKVQHLGQLPNELDANLQTLSRLQVQLQANSDAQNRLDQQALLSRSGSYDASGEQGENPQAGLRSQLVARDVQAHRDLAELRSHYTSAHPDVISKEAEVASLDTQLTQTPASVSSRTRRSGSVASPADAQEASIHHSRDRLAAEQHQIESSINNYQFRVNGVPIREQEISQLLRDYDTAKEHYRSLLEKTYTAQMSMELERGQEGGSFTLLDPAQVPDAPIGPNRPVLYSMFLVASLVAGLLVIILRERLDSTVKSDGELHDILPHIPVLGLIPRISKTIVNHSPAQPTLRRAL
- a CDS encoding CpsD/CapB family tyrosine-protein kinase codes for the protein MITLNLREYQTIEPHLMIASASNGDAGSPHKHQNAVVDRPASDQSDAINWLNMVPKLERLPQKHRTTIAFESGADSRACEQFRLMQHRLVTARPAGGVVLITSPSAEDGKSLNCQNLAWALAEAGHKTLLLDLDLRRPSLLAALGGVCPQSIEQVLKGEVTPEAAIRSVGDLPLYIIGLDKAVSKPVPLLRAPELSNLLKWAQKNFQWVLLDAPPVLPVADVEQLLPSADLVLMVVRERVTRRAAVQRAAEMLGEHLSSLIFNDVTMSIAAGYGANYDRGYR